The following are encoded together in the Lactuca sativa cultivar Salinas chromosome 1, Lsat_Salinas_v11, whole genome shotgun sequence genome:
- the LOC111911584 gene encoding uncharacterized protein LOC111911584: MGDNHGGNPPPKQTLRQWARQEVTQQPLCITYPAATNLELKSDLIHLLLTFRGLENEDPHKFLMEFHVVCVGMKPHNVTEDQIKLRASPFAVQDSAKDWLYDLPPGTVNTWVDLARLFLDKYFPEMKASALRREIIGIKQHKREVFHTYWERFKKLCARCPKHGISEYQILQYFIEGMTLWERRLLNASSGGSLTEKTPTEIRDLIKNMAEDSKHTSQDEDRYTDAPRGVKEVHTPKIEAQLSELTKVVMMLAKDKGVQSTPHPCGICTQVGHPTNMCPQLQEEEYEEANVIGGYSGHNQRTYDQPRGNQGWNNNQSMGYQQRPPPHYQARPPFPQQNYQPRQLQPPPQQVGSSSMSLEDIVKSFATSTQSFQQKTKESIKNLEQ; the protein is encoded by the coding sequence ATGGGAGACAACCATGGAGGGAATCCACCACCCAAACAAACCCTTCGCCAATGGGCGAGGCAAGAGgttactcaacaacctctttgcaTCACCTATCCGGCAGCCACAAACCTTGAATTGAAATCCGATCTCATTCACTTACTCCTAACCTTTAGAGGCTTAGAAAATGAAGATCCCCACAAGTTCCTCATGGAGTTCCATGTTGTGTGTGTTGgcatgaaaccacacaatgtcACTGAAGACCAAATCAAGCTTAGGGCATCCCCCTTCGCAGTGCAAGACTCAGCAAAAGATTGGCTTTATGACCTTCCACCGGGGACGGTCAACACATGGGTAGATCTTGCACGCCTCTTCTTAGACAAATACTTCCCAGAAATGAAAGCCTCAGCCTTAAGAAGAGAGATAATTGGGATCAAACAACACAAGAGAgaagtctttcatacatattgggaGAGGTTCAAAAAGCTTTGTGCCCGTTGCCCAAAGCATGGTATTAGTGAGTATCAAATCCTTCAATACTTCATTGAAGGCATGACTCTTTGGGAAAGAAGACTTCTTAATGCTTCAAGTGGAGGATCTTTGACTGAAAAGACCCCAACGGAGATTCGGGATCTCATAAAAAACATGGCGGAGGATTCAAAGCATACTAGTCAAGATGAAGATCGGTACACAGATGCACCTCGAGGTGTAAAAGAGGTGCACACTCCTAAAATTGAAGCTCAACTATCCGAGTTGACTAAGGTGGTAATGATGCTTGCTAAGGACAAAGGTGTGCAATCCACACCCCATCCCTGTGGCATTTGCACTCAAGTAGGACACCCGACTAATATGTGTCCTCAATtgcaagaagaagaatatgaagaagCAAATGTTATAGGAGGCTATTCCGGGCAtaatcaaagaacttatgatcagCCCCGAGGCAATCAAGGGTGGAACAACAACCAAAGCATGGGCTATCAACAAAGACCACCACCCCATTACCAAGCAAGGCCTCCATTCCCACAACAAAATTACCAACCGAGGCAACTACAACCTCCTCCTCAACAAGTCGGATCCTCAAGTATGTCCTTAGAAGACATAGTCAAAAGCTTTGCCACCAGCACCCAAAGTTTTCAGCAGAAGACCAAGGAAAGCATCAAGAATCTTGAGCAATAA